Proteins from a genomic interval of Medicago truncatula cultivar Jemalong A17 chromosome 3, MtrunA17r5.0-ANR, whole genome shotgun sequence:
- the LOC11405352 gene encoding GDSL esterase/lipase At1g71691: MLMAKFGVSQIFLVLIMILSGAVTGQNVPAMFIFGDSLIDNGNNNNMASLAKANYFPYGIDFNGGPTGRFSNGYTIVDEIAELLGLPLIPAYNGATGDQMLHGVNYASAAAGILDDTGRNFVGRIPFDEQLRNFENTLNQLTGNLGADNMATQLSRCIFFVGMGSNDYLNNYLMPNYNTKNQYNGQQYADLLVQTYNHQLTRLYNLGARKFVIAGLGLLGCTPSILSQSMSGSCSEQVNMLVQPFNENVKVMLSNLNNNLPGSRFIFIDSSRMFQEILFNARSYGFTDVNRGCCGLGRNRGQITCLPFQTPCPNRNRYVFWDAFHPTEAVNILMGRMAFNGNTNFVYPINIHQLAQL; the protein is encoded by the exons ATGTTGATGGCTAAGTTTGGAGTATCTCAAATATTCTTGGTGCTTATCATGATCTTGAGTGGTGCAGTCACAGGCCAAAATGTTCCTGCCATGTTCATTTTTGGTGACTCACTTATTGATAATGGTAACAATAACAACATGGCTTCATTAGCTAAAGCTAACTATTTTCCATATGGTATTGACTTCAATGGTGGACCAACTGGTCGCTTCTCAAATGGTTACACTATTGTTGATGAGATAG CTGAACTGCTTGGACTTCCCTTAATTCCTGCATACAATGGAGCCACAGGGGATCAAATGCTTCATGGAGTAAACTATGCTTCAGCTGCTGCTGGAATCCTTGATGACACAGGAAGAAACTTT GTTGGGCGCATACCATTCGATGAACAACTTAGAAACTTTGAGAATACATTGAATCAACTTACTGGAAATCTTGGAGCAGATAATATGGCCACACAACTATCAAGATGCATATTCTTTGTTGGAATGGGAAGCAATGATTACCTAAACAACTACCTTATGCCTAATTATAACACCAAAAATCAGTACAATGGACAACAGTATGCTGATCTCTTGGTTCAAACATATAACCACCAACTCACT AGGCTTTACAATCTTGGAGCAAGGAAATTTGTGATTGCTGGATTAGGGCTACTGGGATGTACTCCAAGCATATTGTCTCAAAGCATGAGTGGAAGCTGCTCTGAACAAGTGAACATGCTAGTGCAACCCTTCAATGAAAATGTGAAGGTTATGTTGAGCAATCTCAACAATAATCTACCTGGTTCCAGATTCATTTTCATTGACAGTTCCCGCATGTTTCAggaaattcttttcaatgcaaGATCATATG GATTTACTGATGTGAATAGAGGGTGTTGTGGCCTTGGAAGAAACAGAGGTCAAATAACTTGTCTACCATTCCAAACTCCATGCCCTAATAGAAACCGTTATGTGTTTTGGGATGCATTTCATCCAACAGAAGCAGTTAACATTCTTATGGGAAGGATGGCTTTTAATGGCAATACCAATTTTGTTTATCCTATCAACATTCACCAACTTGCTCAACTATAA
- the LOC11405353 gene encoding GDSL esterase/lipase At1g33811 — protein MKHFIFTFTCIWLSLSATKCLSQVLPRQPEGQQVPCFFIFGDSLVDNGNNNGILTLARANYRPYGIDFPQGPTGRFTNGRTFVDALAQLLGFRAYIPPNSRARGLDVLRGVNYASGAAGIREETGSNLGAHTSMTEQVTNFGNTVQEMRRLFRGDNDALNSYLSKCIYYSGLGSNDYLNNYFMTDFYSTSTQYTPKAFASALLQDYARQLSQLHSLGARKVIVTAVGQIGCIPYELARINGNSSTGCNDKINNAIQYFNSGLKQLVQNINGGQLPGAKFVFLDFYQSSADLALNGKSMGFDVVDKGCCGVGRNNGQITCLPLQQVCEDRGKYLFWDAFHPTELANILLAKASYSSQSYTSPINIQQLAML, from the exons ATGAAGCATTTTATTTTCACATTCACGTGTATATGGCTGAGCCTAAGTGCTACAAAATGTTTGTCTCAGGTTTTGCCACGGCAACCGGAGGGACAACAAGTGCCATGTTTCTTCATATTTGGCGACTCACTGGTTGATAATGGAAACAACAATGGGATCCTAACACTTGCTAGGGCTAATTATAGACCTTATGGCATCGACTTCCCACAGGGTCCTACCGGTCGCTTCACCAATGGTCGAACCTTCGTCGATGCATTAG CTCAACTTTTGGGTTTTCGAGCATATATTCCTCCAAATTCAAGAGCAAGGGGTTTGGATGTTCTAAGAGGAGTGAATTATGCATCTGGAGCAGcaggcataagagaagaaacAGGCAGTAACCTG GGGGCTCATACATCAATGACTGAGCAAGtgacaaactttggaaacacAGTGCAAGAAATGAGAAGGTTGTTTAGAGGAGACAATGATGCACTTAATAGCTACCTAAGCAAATGTATATATTATTCAGGGTTGGGAAGCAATGATTACCTGAATAACTATTTCATGACTGATTTTTATTCAACTAGCACTCAGTACACACCTAAAGCTTTTGCATCTGCTCTTCTTCAAGACTACGCTCGCCAACTATCT CAATTGCATTCATTAGGGGCAAGAAAAGTGATCGTTACAGCAGTTGGTCAAATTGGGTGCATACCATATGAATTAGCACGTATTAATGGTAACAGCAGTACTGGATGCAATGACAAGATCAACAATGCCATCCAGTATTTTAACTCAGGTCTTAAGCAGTTAGTTCAGAATATAAATGGAGGGCAGCTTCCAGGAGCAAAGTTTGTGTTTTTGGACTTTTATCAAAGCAGTGCAGATCTAGCATTAAATGGAAAATCAATGG GGTTTGATGTCGTAGACAAGGGATGCTGTGGTGTTGGAAGAAACAATGGACAAATCACTTGTCTTCCATTACAACAAGTATGTGAAGATCGTGGGAAATATTTGTTTTGGGATGCTTTCCACCCAACTGAGTTGGCCAACATTTTACTAGCCAAAGCATCATACAGTTCACAATCATACACTTCTCCCATTAATATCCAACAATTGGCAATGCTTTAG
- the LOC11405354 gene encoding splicing factor U2af large subunit B isoform X5, with amino-acid sequence MFPNMFPLPTNQPFSALPVLPVQAMTQQATRHARRVYVGGLSPTANEQSVATFFSQVMATIGGNTAGPGDAVVNVYINHDKKFAFVEMRSVEEASNAMALDGIIFEGAPVKVRRPTDYNPSLAAALGPSQPNPNLNLGLVGLSPGSAGGLDGPDRIFVGGVPYYFTETQIRELLETFGPLRGFDLVKDRETGNSKGYAFCVYQDLAVTDIACAALNGIKMGDKTLTVRRANQNTNPMQPKPEQESILMHAQQQIALQKLMLQPALVATKVLCLTHAVSPDELKDDEDYEEILDDMRQECSKFGNLVNVVIPRPRPDGELCPGVGKVFLEYADVDGSTKARSGLNGRKFGGNQVIAVFYPENKFAQGDYEG; translated from the exons ATGTTTCCAAATATGTTTCCCCTGCCTACAAATcag CCGTTTAGTGCTCTACCTGTCTTGCCAGTTCAGGCTATGACACAACAG GCTACACGACATGCTAGACGGGTATATGTTGGTGGCCTCTCTCCTACAGCTAATGAGCAG TCAGTTGCAACTTTCTTCAGTCAGGTTATGGCTACAATTGGAGGAAACACCGCTGGTCCAGGTGATGCAGTTGTGAATGTTTACATTAACCATGACAAGAAGTTTGCCTTTGTGGAGATGAGGTCCGTTGAAGAAGCCAGCAATGCAATGGCTTTGGATGGAATTATTTTTGAG GGTGCACCAGTGAAGGTCAGGAGACCTACTGATTATAATCCGTCTCTAGCTGCTGCCCTAGGGCCAAGCCAACCTAACCCAAACCTTAATCTGGGCTTAGTTGGACTATCACCTGGCTCTGCTGGGGGACTTGATGGTCCTGATCGGATTTTTGTTGGTGGAGTTCCTTATTATTTTACTGAAACTCAAATCAGAGAGCTTTTAGAAACTTTTGGTCCTCTTCGGGGTTTTGATCTAGTGAAAGATAGAGAAACAGGGAATTCAAAGGGTTATGCATTTTGTGTTTATCAAGATCTTGCAGTTACAGATATTGCCTGTGCAGCTCTCAATGGAATAAAAATGGGTGACAAGACTCTTACAGTTAGACGAGCTAATCAAAATACAAACCCAATGCAGCCTAAGCCTGAGCAAGAGAGCATTTTAATGCATGCACAGCAGCAGATTGCTCTGCAG AAACTTATGTTACAACCAGCATTGGTGGCAACAAAGGTGCTGTGTTTAACTCATGCAGTTTCTCCTGATGAGCTCAAAGATGATGAGGACTATGAAGAGATTCTTGATGATATGCGACAGGAATGCTCTAAATTTG GTAATTTGGTTAATGTGGTGATCCCTCGCCCACGGCCTGATGGTGAACTGTGCCCTGGAGTTGGAAAG gTATTTTTGGAGTATGCTGATGTTGATGGTTCTACCAAAGCCCGTTCTGGACtgaatggaagaaaatttgGTGGAAATCAAGTAATTGCTGTCTTTTATCCAGAGAACAAATTTGCTCAGGGCGATTATGAAGGCTAA
- the LOC11405354 gene encoding splicing factor U2af large subunit B isoform X4 → MFPNMFPLPTNQVQPFSALPVLPVQAMTQQATRHARRVYVGGLSPTANEQSVATFFSQVMATIGGNTAGPGDAVVNVYINHDKKFAFVEMRSVEEASNAMALDGIIFEGAPVKVRRPTDYNPSLAAALGPSQPNPNLNLGLVGLSPGSAGGLDGPDRIFVGGVPYYFTETQIRELLETFGPLRGFDLVKDRETGNSKGYAFCVYQDLAVTDIACAALNGIKMGDKTLTVRRANQNTNPMQPKPEQESILMHAQQQIALQKLMLQPALVATKVLCLTHAVSPDELKDDEDYEEILDDMRQECSKFGNLVNVVIPRPRPDGELCPGVGKVFLEYADVDGSTKARSGLNGRKFGGNQVIAVFYPENKFAQGDYEG, encoded by the exons ATGTTTCCAAATATGTTTCCCCTGCCTACAAATcag GTGCAGCCGTTTAGTGCTCTACCTGTCTTGCCAGTTCAGGCTATGACACAACAG GCTACACGACATGCTAGACGGGTATATGTTGGTGGCCTCTCTCCTACAGCTAATGAGCAG TCAGTTGCAACTTTCTTCAGTCAGGTTATGGCTACAATTGGAGGAAACACCGCTGGTCCAGGTGATGCAGTTGTGAATGTTTACATTAACCATGACAAGAAGTTTGCCTTTGTGGAGATGAGGTCCGTTGAAGAAGCCAGCAATGCAATGGCTTTGGATGGAATTATTTTTGAG GGTGCACCAGTGAAGGTCAGGAGACCTACTGATTATAATCCGTCTCTAGCTGCTGCCCTAGGGCCAAGCCAACCTAACCCAAACCTTAATCTGGGCTTAGTTGGACTATCACCTGGCTCTGCTGGGGGACTTGATGGTCCTGATCGGATTTTTGTTGGTGGAGTTCCTTATTATTTTACTGAAACTCAAATCAGAGAGCTTTTAGAAACTTTTGGTCCTCTTCGGGGTTTTGATCTAGTGAAAGATAGAGAAACAGGGAATTCAAAGGGTTATGCATTTTGTGTTTATCAAGATCTTGCAGTTACAGATATTGCCTGTGCAGCTCTCAATGGAATAAAAATGGGTGACAAGACTCTTACAGTTAGACGAGCTAATCAAAATACAAACCCAATGCAGCCTAAGCCTGAGCAAGAGAGCATTTTAATGCATGCACAGCAGCAGATTGCTCTGCAG AAACTTATGTTACAACCAGCATTGGTGGCAACAAAGGTGCTGTGTTTAACTCATGCAGTTTCTCCTGATGAGCTCAAAGATGATGAGGACTATGAAGAGATTCTTGATGATATGCGACAGGAATGCTCTAAATTTG GTAATTTGGTTAATGTGGTGATCCCTCGCCCACGGCCTGATGGTGAACTGTGCCCTGGAGTTGGAAAG gTATTTTTGGAGTATGCTGATGTTGATGGTTCTACCAAAGCCCGTTCTGGACtgaatggaagaaaatttgGTGGAAATCAAGTAATTGCTGTCTTTTATCCAGAGAACAAATTTGCTCAGGGCGATTATGAAGGCTAA
- the LOC11405354 gene encoding splicing factor U2af large subunit A isoform X2 codes for MGEYEFEDEERKFQQQDEDHTHNDSSPPPPPPPPPVDEEDLTDSKTNLGSRDNDRESSRSREKERENGREKERKRDKGRDRDRSRDRDREKSRDRESERSRDRESERSRDRVRDRERSRDRGRDSEKSKDRERDRDGEKERERDRDRDHHRDRHRDRTERRERVRDRDDDDYHRSRGYDRRREYDREDRHRSRRRSRSRSRSRARSEHRSRSRSRSRSKSKRTSGFDMAPPTSAILGATGVAGQITGASPAIPGMFPNMFPLPTNQPFSALPVLPVQAMTQQATRHARRVYVGGLSPTANEQSVATFFSQVMATIGGNTAGPGDAVVNVYINHDKKFAFVEMRSVEEASNAMALDGIIFEGAPVKVRRPTDYNPSLAAALGPSQPNPNLNLGLVGLSPGSAGGLDGPDRIFVGGVPYYFTETQIRELLETFGPLRGFDLVKDRETGNSKGYAFCVYQDLAVTDIACAALNGIKMGDKTLTVRRANQNTNPMQPKPEQESILMHAQQQIALQKLMLQPALVATKVLCLTHAVSPDELKDDEDYEEILDDMRQECSKFGNLVNVVIPRPRPDGELCPGVGKVFLEYADVDGSTKARSGLNGRKFGGNQVIAVFYPENKFAQGDYEG; via the exons atgggTGAATACGAATTCGAAGACGAAGAGAGAAAATTCCAACAACAAGACGAAGATCATACTCACAACGATTcttctccaccaccaccaccaccgccacCACCTGTTGATGAAGAAGATCTCACCGATTCCAAAACCAAC CTTGGTTCTCGTGATAATGACAGAGAATCCTCCAGAAGTAGAGAAAAGGAGCGGGAGAATGGGAGAGAAAAGGAGAGAAAAAGGGATAAGGGAAGAGACAGGGATAGAAGCAGGGACAGGGATAGGGAAAAAAGCAGGGAcagagagagtgagagaagcAGGGAcagagagagtgagagaagcAGGGACAGGGTCAGAGATAGGGAGAGAAGCAGGGACAGGGGCAGAGATAGTGAGAAAAGCAAAGACAGGGAACGCGATCGGGATGGGGAGAAGGAAAGGGAGAGGGACCGTGACCGTGACCACCATAGAGATCGCCACAGGGATCGTACTGAGAGAAGGGAAAGGGTAAGGGATAGAGATGACGATGATTATCACAGAAGCCGAGGCTATGACAG ACGAAGGGAGTATGATCGAGAGGATAGACATAGGAGTAGGCGCCGGTCTCGATCTAGATCAAGGTCAAGGGCTCGATCTGAGCATAGATCAAGGTCACGTTCTCGTTCACGCTCCAAaag CAAAAGGACTAGTGGTTTTGATATGGCTCCCCCTACTTCTGCGATATTGGGTGCTACTGGTGTTGCAG GTCAGATCACTGGGGCAAGTCCTGCTATTCCTGGAATGTTTCCAAATATGTTTCCCCTGCCTACAAATcag CCGTTTAGTGCTCTACCTGTCTTGCCAGTTCAGGCTATGACACAACAG GCTACACGACATGCTAGACGGGTATATGTTGGTGGCCTCTCTCCTACAGCTAATGAGCAG TCAGTTGCAACTTTCTTCAGTCAGGTTATGGCTACAATTGGAGGAAACACCGCTGGTCCAGGTGATGCAGTTGTGAATGTTTACATTAACCATGACAAGAAGTTTGCCTTTGTGGAGATGAGGTCCGTTGAAGAAGCCAGCAATGCAATGGCTTTGGATGGAATTATTTTTGAG GGTGCACCAGTGAAGGTCAGGAGACCTACTGATTATAATCCGTCTCTAGCTGCTGCCCTAGGGCCAAGCCAACCTAACCCAAACCTTAATCTGGGCTTAGTTGGACTATCACCTGGCTCTGCTGGGGGACTTGATGGTCCTGATCGGATTTTTGTTGGTGGAGTTCCTTATTATTTTACTGAAACTCAAATCAGAGAGCTTTTAGAAACTTTTGGTCCTCTTCGGGGTTTTGATCTAGTGAAAGATAGAGAAACAGGGAATTCAAAGGGTTATGCATTTTGTGTTTATCAAGATCTTGCAGTTACAGATATTGCCTGTGCAGCTCTCAATGGAATAAAAATGGGTGACAAGACTCTTACAGTTAGACGAGCTAATCAAAATACAAACCCAATGCAGCCTAAGCCTGAGCAAGAGAGCATTTTAATGCATGCACAGCAGCAGATTGCTCTGCAG AAACTTATGTTACAACCAGCATTGGTGGCAACAAAGGTGCTGTGTTTAACTCATGCAGTTTCTCCTGATGAGCTCAAAGATGATGAGGACTATGAAGAGATTCTTGATGATATGCGACAGGAATGCTCTAAATTTG GTAATTTGGTTAATGTGGTGATCCCTCGCCCACGGCCTGATGGTGAACTGTGCCCTGGAGTTGGAAAG gTATTTTTGGAGTATGCTGATGTTGATGGTTCTACCAAAGCCCGTTCTGGACtgaatggaagaaaatttgGTGGAAATCAAGTAATTGCTGTCTTTTATCCAGAGAACAAATTTGCTCAGGGCGATTATGAAGGCTAA
- the LOC11405354 gene encoding splicing factor U2af large subunit A isoform X1, translated as MGEYEFEDEERKFQQQDEDHTHNDSSPPPPPPPPPVDEEDLTDSKTNLGSRDNDRESSRSREKERENGREKERKRDKGRDRDRSRDRDREKSRDRESERSRDRESERSRDRVRDRERSRDRGRDSEKSKDRERDRDGEKERERDRDRDHHRDRHRDRTERRERVRDRDDDDYHRSRGYDRRREYDREDRHRSRRRSRSRSRSRARSEHRSRSRSRSRSKSKRTSGFDMAPPTSAILGATGVAGQITGASPAIPGMFPNMFPLPTNQVQPFSALPVLPVQAMTQQATRHARRVYVGGLSPTANEQSVATFFSQVMATIGGNTAGPGDAVVNVYINHDKKFAFVEMRSVEEASNAMALDGIIFEGAPVKVRRPTDYNPSLAAALGPSQPNPNLNLGLVGLSPGSAGGLDGPDRIFVGGVPYYFTETQIRELLETFGPLRGFDLVKDRETGNSKGYAFCVYQDLAVTDIACAALNGIKMGDKTLTVRRANQNTNPMQPKPEQESILMHAQQQIALQKLMLQPALVATKVLCLTHAVSPDELKDDEDYEEILDDMRQECSKFGNLVNVVIPRPRPDGELCPGVGKVFLEYADVDGSTKARSGLNGRKFGGNQVIAVFYPENKFAQGDYEG; from the exons atgggTGAATACGAATTCGAAGACGAAGAGAGAAAATTCCAACAACAAGACGAAGATCATACTCACAACGATTcttctccaccaccaccaccaccgccacCACCTGTTGATGAAGAAGATCTCACCGATTCCAAAACCAAC CTTGGTTCTCGTGATAATGACAGAGAATCCTCCAGAAGTAGAGAAAAGGAGCGGGAGAATGGGAGAGAAAAGGAGAGAAAAAGGGATAAGGGAAGAGACAGGGATAGAAGCAGGGACAGGGATAGGGAAAAAAGCAGGGAcagagagagtgagagaagcAGGGAcagagagagtgagagaagcAGGGACAGGGTCAGAGATAGGGAGAGAAGCAGGGACAGGGGCAGAGATAGTGAGAAAAGCAAAGACAGGGAACGCGATCGGGATGGGGAGAAGGAAAGGGAGAGGGACCGTGACCGTGACCACCATAGAGATCGCCACAGGGATCGTACTGAGAGAAGGGAAAGGGTAAGGGATAGAGATGACGATGATTATCACAGAAGCCGAGGCTATGACAG ACGAAGGGAGTATGATCGAGAGGATAGACATAGGAGTAGGCGCCGGTCTCGATCTAGATCAAGGTCAAGGGCTCGATCTGAGCATAGATCAAGGTCACGTTCTCGTTCACGCTCCAAaag CAAAAGGACTAGTGGTTTTGATATGGCTCCCCCTACTTCTGCGATATTGGGTGCTACTGGTGTTGCAG GTCAGATCACTGGGGCAAGTCCTGCTATTCCTGGAATGTTTCCAAATATGTTTCCCCTGCCTACAAATcag GTGCAGCCGTTTAGTGCTCTACCTGTCTTGCCAGTTCAGGCTATGACACAACAG GCTACACGACATGCTAGACGGGTATATGTTGGTGGCCTCTCTCCTACAGCTAATGAGCAG TCAGTTGCAACTTTCTTCAGTCAGGTTATGGCTACAATTGGAGGAAACACCGCTGGTCCAGGTGATGCAGTTGTGAATGTTTACATTAACCATGACAAGAAGTTTGCCTTTGTGGAGATGAGGTCCGTTGAAGAAGCCAGCAATGCAATGGCTTTGGATGGAATTATTTTTGAG GGTGCACCAGTGAAGGTCAGGAGACCTACTGATTATAATCCGTCTCTAGCTGCTGCCCTAGGGCCAAGCCAACCTAACCCAAACCTTAATCTGGGCTTAGTTGGACTATCACCTGGCTCTGCTGGGGGACTTGATGGTCCTGATCGGATTTTTGTTGGTGGAGTTCCTTATTATTTTACTGAAACTCAAATCAGAGAGCTTTTAGAAACTTTTGGTCCTCTTCGGGGTTTTGATCTAGTGAAAGATAGAGAAACAGGGAATTCAAAGGGTTATGCATTTTGTGTTTATCAAGATCTTGCAGTTACAGATATTGCCTGTGCAGCTCTCAATGGAATAAAAATGGGTGACAAGACTCTTACAGTTAGACGAGCTAATCAAAATACAAACCCAATGCAGCCTAAGCCTGAGCAAGAGAGCATTTTAATGCATGCACAGCAGCAGATTGCTCTGCAG AAACTTATGTTACAACCAGCATTGGTGGCAACAAAGGTGCTGTGTTTAACTCATGCAGTTTCTCCTGATGAGCTCAAAGATGATGAGGACTATGAAGAGATTCTTGATGATATGCGACAGGAATGCTCTAAATTTG GTAATTTGGTTAATGTGGTGATCCCTCGCCCACGGCCTGATGGTGAACTGTGCCCTGGAGTTGGAAAG gTATTTTTGGAGTATGCTGATGTTGATGGTTCTACCAAAGCCCGTTCTGGACtgaatggaagaaaatttgGTGGAAATCAAGTAATTGCTGTCTTTTATCCAGAGAACAAATTTGCTCAGGGCGATTATGAAGGCTAA
- the LOC11405354 gene encoding splicing factor U2af large subunit B isoform X3 produces MGEYEFEDEERKFQQQDEDHTHNDSSPPPPPPPPPVDEEDLTDSKTNLGSRDNDRESSRSREKERENGREKERKRDKGRDRDRSRDRDREKSRDRESERSRDRESERSRDRVRDRERSRDRGRDSEKSKDRERDRDGEKERERDRDRDHHRDRHRDRTERRERVRDRDDDDYHRSRGYDRRREYDREDRHRSRRRSRSRSRSRARSEHRSRSRSRSRSKSKRTSGFDMAPPTSAILGATGVAGQITGASPAIPGMFPNMFPLPTNQVQPFSALPVLPVQAMTQQATRHARRVYVGGLSPTANEQSVATFFSQVMATIGGNTAGPGDAVVNVYINHDKKFAFVEMRSVEEASNAMALDGIIFEGAPVKVRRPTDYNPSLAAALGPSQPNPNLNLGLVGLSPGSAGGLDGPDRIFVGGVPYYFTETQIRELLETFGPLRGFDLVKDRETGNSKGYAFCVYQDLAVTDIACAALNGIKMGDKTLTVRRANQNTNPMQPKPEQESILMHAQQQIALQKLMLQPALVATKVLCLTHAVSPDELKDDEDYEEILDDMRQECSKFGNLVNVVIPRPRPDGELCPGVGKEIMA; encoded by the exons atgggTGAATACGAATTCGAAGACGAAGAGAGAAAATTCCAACAACAAGACGAAGATCATACTCACAACGATTcttctccaccaccaccaccaccgccacCACCTGTTGATGAAGAAGATCTCACCGATTCCAAAACCAAC CTTGGTTCTCGTGATAATGACAGAGAATCCTCCAGAAGTAGAGAAAAGGAGCGGGAGAATGGGAGAGAAAAGGAGAGAAAAAGGGATAAGGGAAGAGACAGGGATAGAAGCAGGGACAGGGATAGGGAAAAAAGCAGGGAcagagagagtgagagaagcAGGGAcagagagagtgagagaagcAGGGACAGGGTCAGAGATAGGGAGAGAAGCAGGGACAGGGGCAGAGATAGTGAGAAAAGCAAAGACAGGGAACGCGATCGGGATGGGGAGAAGGAAAGGGAGAGGGACCGTGACCGTGACCACCATAGAGATCGCCACAGGGATCGTACTGAGAGAAGGGAAAGGGTAAGGGATAGAGATGACGATGATTATCACAGAAGCCGAGGCTATGACAG ACGAAGGGAGTATGATCGAGAGGATAGACATAGGAGTAGGCGCCGGTCTCGATCTAGATCAAGGTCAAGGGCTCGATCTGAGCATAGATCAAGGTCACGTTCTCGTTCACGCTCCAAaag CAAAAGGACTAGTGGTTTTGATATGGCTCCCCCTACTTCTGCGATATTGGGTGCTACTGGTGTTGCAG GTCAGATCACTGGGGCAAGTCCTGCTATTCCTGGAATGTTTCCAAATATGTTTCCCCTGCCTACAAATcag GTGCAGCCGTTTAGTGCTCTACCTGTCTTGCCAGTTCAGGCTATGACACAACAG GCTACACGACATGCTAGACGGGTATATGTTGGTGGCCTCTCTCCTACAGCTAATGAGCAG TCAGTTGCAACTTTCTTCAGTCAGGTTATGGCTACAATTGGAGGAAACACCGCTGGTCCAGGTGATGCAGTTGTGAATGTTTACATTAACCATGACAAGAAGTTTGCCTTTGTGGAGATGAGGTCCGTTGAAGAAGCCAGCAATGCAATGGCTTTGGATGGAATTATTTTTGAG GGTGCACCAGTGAAGGTCAGGAGACCTACTGATTATAATCCGTCTCTAGCTGCTGCCCTAGGGCCAAGCCAACCTAACCCAAACCTTAATCTGGGCTTAGTTGGACTATCACCTGGCTCTGCTGGGGGACTTGATGGTCCTGATCGGATTTTTGTTGGTGGAGTTCCTTATTATTTTACTGAAACTCAAATCAGAGAGCTTTTAGAAACTTTTGGTCCTCTTCGGGGTTTTGATCTAGTGAAAGATAGAGAAACAGGGAATTCAAAGGGTTATGCATTTTGTGTTTATCAAGATCTTGCAGTTACAGATATTGCCTGTGCAGCTCTCAATGGAATAAAAATGGGTGACAAGACTCTTACAGTTAGACGAGCTAATCAAAATACAAACCCAATGCAGCCTAAGCCTGAGCAAGAGAGCATTTTAATGCATGCACAGCAGCAGATTGCTCTGCAG AAACTTATGTTACAACCAGCATTGGTGGCAACAAAGGTGCTGTGTTTAACTCATGCAGTTTCTCCTGATGAGCTCAAAGATGATGAGGACTATGAAGAGATTCTTGATGATATGCGACAGGAATGCTCTAAATTTG GTAATTTGGTTAATGTGGTGATCCCTCGCCCACGGCCTGATGGTGAACTGTGCCCTGGAGTTGGAAAG GAAATAATGGCGTGA